Proteins from a single region of Candidatus Binatia bacterium:
- the dnaX gene encoding DNA polymerase III subunit gamma/tau, which translates to MSLYRTWRPRTFADLVGQDSVVRTLTAAIDGGKLAHAYLFSGPRGSGKTSAAKILARCVNCVNGPTAVPDNSCENCRAMLAGTALDVLEIDAASNRGIDEIRALREAVKFAPATMRMKVYIIDEAHMLTKEGANAFLKTLEEPPAHALFILATTEPEKLPVTILSRCQRYQFRRIAVPVMIEKLREIARGEHIAVDDAALAAIAYRAEGGLRDALTMLEQLAAFSGGAVATVDTVDVAFGASGREYAQSLVEAVVARDATRALAIVESASDAGADLTVLTRSLIAEFRNLLVARIDPMLLARDLVPEDAERVAVQAGAISQAMLVRALRSFSDALALARTGGNARLELETALLRFIFTPEDPTLDALATRVAALEERRAPTPSAPPTAAPAPPPPQRVAAKSVGEPAKRSETPELSVQRVRAAWQSIRGKIEGERPPLRAPLSRAAIEGIEHNALVLKLPDAWSADTLKDHVKLIEAAIADVLGVALQVRLRVDGNAARAKGSTATDDADALFDYANERIQ; encoded by the coding sequence GTGTCCCTCTACCGCACCTGGCGCCCCCGCACGTTTGCCGACCTGGTCGGCCAAGACTCGGTCGTTCGCACGCTTACGGCGGCGATCGACGGCGGGAAGCTGGCCCACGCCTATCTCTTTTCGGGCCCGCGCGGCTCGGGGAAAACCTCGGCCGCCAAGATTCTCGCACGCTGCGTGAACTGCGTCAATGGCCCGACGGCCGTACCCGACAATTCATGCGAGAATTGTCGCGCCATGCTGGCCGGGACGGCACTGGACGTGCTGGAAATCGACGCAGCCAGCAACCGCGGGATAGATGAAATTCGGGCCCTCCGCGAGGCGGTGAAATTCGCCCCGGCGACGATGCGGATGAAGGTCTATATCATCGACGAGGCCCACATGCTCACCAAAGAGGGCGCCAACGCCTTTCTGAAGACCCTGGAGGAGCCGCCCGCCCACGCGCTGTTCATCTTGGCGACGACCGAGCCGGAGAAACTCCCGGTCACGATCCTGTCGCGCTGCCAGCGCTATCAGTTCCGCCGCATCGCGGTGCCGGTGATGATCGAGAAGCTGCGCGAGATCGCGCGCGGCGAGCACATCGCGGTCGACGACGCCGCACTGGCCGCCATCGCCTATCGGGCCGAGGGGGGCCTGCGCGACGCACTGACGATGCTCGAGCAGCTGGCCGCGTTCTCGGGTGGCGCTGTGGCGACCGTCGACACGGTGGACGTGGCATTCGGCGCAAGCGGACGCGAGTACGCGCAGAGTCTGGTCGAGGCCGTCGTCGCGCGCGACGCGACGCGCGCGCTCGCGATCGTCGAGTCCGCGAGCGATGCCGGCGCGGACCTCACGGTGCTGACGCGCTCGCTCATTGCGGAGTTCCGAAACCTGCTCGTCGCGCGCATCGATCCGATGCTCCTCGCGCGCGACCTCGTGCCCGAAGACGCGGAGCGCGTGGCCGTGCAGGCCGGGGCCATCTCGCAGGCGATGCTGGTCCGCGCGCTGCGCAGCTTTAGCGACGCACTCGCGCTCGCGCGCACCGGCGGCAACGCGCGGTTGGAGCTCGAAACGGCCTTGCTGCGTTTCATCTTCACCCCGGAGGACCCGACGCTGGATGCGCTCGCGACGCGCGTCGCTGCGCTCGAAGAACGGCGCGCACCGACCCCGAGCGCCCCGCCCACTGCGGCGCCTGCGCCTCCGCCGCCACAGCGCGTCGCCGCAAAGAGCGTGGGCGAGCCGGCGAAGCGTAGCGAAACGCCGGAGCTCTCCGTGCAGCGCGTGCGCGCGGCATGGCAGAGCATCCGCGGCAAGATCGAAGGCGAGCGGCCGCCGCTGCGTGCGCCGCTGTCGCGCGCCGCGATCGAGGGCATCGAGCATAACGCGCTCGTCCTGAAACTGCCCGACGCGTGGAGCGCGGATACGTTGAAG